The Chloroflexota bacterium genome includes a window with the following:
- the pheS gene encoding phenylalanine--tRNA ligase subunit alpha, producing MSSAIETLRSEALSSLAAMADLAALDMWHVTVLGRKGSLTGLLGTVGTLPREERPAFGQAANALKRDLEAAYEARLSDLKAQALQDALQSARVDVTLPGVPTTSGRLHLSTQTLRDVYRVFGQMGFQVYRAREVETDEVNFQLLNIPPHHPARDMQDTLYTTTPNVILRTHTSPGQIHAMREYCPQPIRVILPGLVFRNEQVTVRSEFMFHQVEGLAVGRNLTIADLKGVFTEFARMMYGEDRRVRFRGSYFPFTEPSIEVDMDCMLCDGKGCRVCKHTGWLEIAGAGMVHPVVLQNGGYDPAVFSGFAFGMGVERPAMLKYGIDDIRYFFSNDIRFLEQF from the coding sequence ATGTCATCTGCCATTGAAACCCTACGCAGCGAAGCGCTGTCGTCGCTCGCGGCGATGGCCGACCTGGCCGCGCTCGATATGTGGCACGTCACCGTGCTCGGGCGCAAAGGCTCGCTGACCGGCCTGCTCGGCACGGTCGGCACCCTGCCGCGCGAGGAGCGCCCCGCGTTCGGACAGGCGGCCAACGCGCTCAAGCGCGACCTGGAGGCGGCCTACGAGGCGCGGCTGTCCGACCTGAAGGCGCAGGCGCTGCAGGACGCGCTGCAGAGCGCCCGCGTTGACGTCACGCTGCCCGGCGTGCCGACCACGTCCGGCCGCCTGCACCTGAGCACGCAGACCCTGCGCGACGTCTATCGCGTCTTCGGGCAGATGGGCTTCCAGGTCTACCGCGCGCGCGAGGTCGAGACCGACGAGGTCAACTTCCAACTGCTCAACATCCCGCCGCACCACCCGGCGCGCGACATGCAGGACACGCTCTACACGACGACGCCGAACGTCATCCTGCGCACGCACACCTCGCCCGGCCAGATTCACGCCATGCGCGAGTACTGCCCGCAGCCAATCCGCGTCATCCTGCCCGGCCTCGTTTTCCGCAACGAGCAAGTCACGGTGCGCAGCGAGTTCATGTTCCACCAGGTCGAGGGGCTCGCCGTCGGCCGCAATCTGACGATCGCCGATCTCAAAGGCGTCTTCACCGAGTTCGCACGCATGATGTACGGCGAGGACCGCCGCGTGCGCTTCCGCGGCAGTTACTTCCCGTTCACGGAGCCGAGCATCGAGGTCGATATGGACTGCATGCTCTGCGACGGCAAAGGCTGCCGCGTCTGCAAGCACACCGGCTGGCTGGAGATCGCCGGCGCGGGCATGGTGCACCCGGTCGTTCTGCAGAACGGCGGCTACGACCCGGCCGTCTTCTCCGGCTTCGCGTTCGGCATGGGCGTCGAGCGCCCGGCCATGTTGAAGTACGGCATCGACGACATCCGTTACTTCTTCTCGAACGACATCCGGTTCCTGGAACAATTCTAA